A genomic segment from Chitinophagaceae bacterium encodes:
- a CDS encoding L-serine ammonia-lyase: MGNYEAISVFDMFKIGVGPSSSHTLGPWRAAQRFVKALEEKEMLQLVISIEVLLYGSLAKTGVGHGTDVAVMLGLCGEDPVTFDVNAIDEKISAIKHLGKIHLNAKHEITFSPSEDIEFLYSESLPYHPNALSFLAKFSNGESWAETYYSVGGGFVQKEGEDASASVQAELPFPINTSEDLLHWCRTTGMSVSEVVMENENAWRSETETKEGLLKIWQVMKESIYRGCHSEGYLPGGLQVKRRSATLNKKLMEGKHYTDYESWVKGIKEGGSHFNYILDWVSCFALAVNEVNASFGRVVTAPTNGAAGVIPAVLQYYVCFGGGNTDEKIINFLLTASEVGSIFKKGATISAAMGGCQAEIGVSSAMAAAALTECMGGTQRQALMAAEIAMEHHLGLTCDPIKGLVQIPCIERNTMGAIKAITACQLALQSTPDFAKVSLDGVIKTMWQTALDMNNKYKETADGGLAVNIPISLSEC, encoded by the coding sequence ATGGGTAATTACGAAGCCATTTCGGTATTTGATATGTTTAAAATTGGCGTAGGGCCAAGCAGCAGCCACACCCTTGGGCCTTGGCGTGCAGCACAAAGGTTTGTAAAGGCCCTGGAAGAAAAAGAAATGCTGCAACTGGTAATTTCAATAGAAGTGCTTCTTTATGGTTCATTGGCAAAAACCGGCGTAGGCCACGGTACCGATGTAGCCGTAATGCTGGGTTTATGTGGCGAAGATCCCGTAACTTTTGATGTAAATGCAATTGACGAAAAAATTTCGGCTATAAAACATTTGGGTAAAATACATTTGAATGCTAAGCATGAAATTACTTTTTCTCCATCAGAAGATATTGAATTTCTTTATTCCGAGTCTTTACCTTACCATCCCAATGCATTGAGTTTTTTGGCAAAATTCAGCAATGGAGAAAGCTGGGCCGAAACCTATTATTCCGTTGGCGGTGGCTTTGTTCAAAAAGAAGGTGAAGATGCTTCCGCATCGGTGCAGGCAGAATTACCTTTTCCTATAAATACTTCAGAAGACCTCCTGCATTGGTGCCGTACTACTGGTATGTCGGTAAGTGAAGTAGTAATGGAAAATGAAAATGCATGGAGAAGTGAAACAGAAACAAAAGAAGGGTTGTTGAAAATTTGGCAGGTAATGAAAGAGAGTATTTATCGAGGATGCCATTCAGAAGGGTACCTGCCCGGCGGATTGCAGGTTAAAAGGAGATCGGCAACGCTCAATAAAAAATTAATGGAGGGAAAACATTATACCGATTATGAAAGCTGGGTAAAAGGAATAAAAGAAGGCGGCAGCCATTTTAATTATATACTGGATTGGGTAAGTTGTTTTGCGCTTGCGGTAAACGAAGTAAATGCAAGCTTTGGCAGGGTAGTAACGGCACCTACAAACGGGGCTGCTGGCGTAATTCCGGCTGTATTGCAATATTATGTTTGCTTTGGAGGAGGAAATACCGATGAGAAAATAATCAATTTTTTACTCACAGCATCTGAAGTGGGTAGTATTTTTAAAAAAGGTGCAACCATATCTGCTGCAATGGGTGGCTGCCAGGCAGAAATTGGCGTAAGCAGTGCTATGGCTGCTGCGGCATTAACCGAATGCATGGGCGGAACACAACGGCAAGCCTTAATGGCGGCAGAAATTGCCATGGAGCACCACCTTGGCCTCACCTGCGATCCCATTAAAGGCCTGGTGCAAATCCCGTGTATTGAACGCAATACTATGGGCGCTATAAAAGCAATTACGGCATGTCAGCTGGCTTTACAAAGCACACCCGATTTTGCCAAAGTAAGCCTGGATGGCGTAATTAAAACCATGTGGCAAACTGCCCTTGATATGAATAATAAATACAAAGAAACCGCCGATGGTGGCCTTGCAGTAAATATCCCTATTAGCCTTAGTGAGTGTTGA